TGGAGCGTGCGCTTGCCTTCGCGCACGTCGGCCAGCGGCTTTTCTTCCCGCGCCAGACATTTGAGAAAGTGGCGCATCTCGTCGAGGTACATTTGATTCGCCTCCCACTCGGGCGGGTTGGGGAAGATTTCCCAATCGCGCGCGGCGGCGGAATACCAGCACACGTCGCCGCTCGTGTAGGCCCAGCGGATCGTGCCCTCGTCGCCGATGATCTGGCAGTTGCGGCTGTACACCCGCTGGACGTAATCCATGTGCACCTCGCCGATCGCGCCGCTCAGAAAGCGGAGCAGGACGGCGGCCGTGTCCTCCGTGTCGATCTCCAGGCGGGCGAGCCGTCCGGCAAAACAGGCGACCGCGCCGACCTCGCCCAAAATCCAGCGGAGATAATCGATCTCGTGCACGCCGTCTAATATAATGCCGCCGCCCAGATCGCTCCGCGCGCTGTAGCCGTCGCGATAATCCTCCCAGGGATGCCAGTCGGGAAGGTATTGGCCGCCTTCGACGCGCGCGGCAACGATGCGGCCGACCGCGCC
The Candidatus Binatia bacterium genome window above contains:
- a CDS encoding Gfo/Idh/MocA family oxidoreductase; translated protein: MRELTTNTDPLGLRFLVIGCGSIGKRHIRNLKTLGAGEIAAFDLKPERLSEAGSLGTRAIGDLAEAWAWKPDVALVTVPNSLHLPLALEAARHDCHLFIEKPLSHRLEGVDDLLKAVSERRLVTLVGCNMRFHPGIKKIKALIDEGAVGRIVAARVEGGQYLPDWHPWEDYRDGYSARSDLGGGIILDGVHEIDYLRWILGEVGAVACFAGRLARLEIDTEDTAAVLLRFLSGAIGEVHMDYVQRVYSRNCQIIGDEGTIRWAYTSGDVCWYSAAARDWEIFPNPPEWEANQMYLDEMRHFLKCLAREEKPLADVREGKRTLQVAVAAKASSACGEMIQLGD